In Curtobacterium sp. MCPF17_002, one genomic interval encodes:
- a CDS encoding sugar ABC transporter permease produces the protein MSTTVLPDSERIDLTHTKAPTMSGRPPGRKRKTHWLPYALVAPAILFELLIHIVPMLTGIWISFIQLTKYFIANWGAAPFAGFKNYAVVIDFDQAIGKGVLNSFLITCGFTVLVVGLSWTFGMAAAVALQKPFAGRGLFRTLFLVPYALPMYAGVITWKFMFQRDSGAINHLLVDQLHLFGGNAPFWLIGNNAFAAVVVVAIWKTWPFAFLMLMAGLQSVPHDVYEAASVDGAKPFRQWRSITLPMVRPVNVTLVLVMFLWTFNDFNTPFVLFGSTAQPPAADLLSFHIYNASFITWNFGSGAAMSVLLLLFLLVVTGIYLAVTNRRSVRA, from the coding sequence ATGTCCACGACGGTCCTGCCCGACTCGGAGCGCATCGACCTGACGCACACGAAGGCCCCGACGATGTCGGGCCGTCCGCCAGGTCGCAAGCGCAAGACCCACTGGCTGCCCTACGCGCTCGTCGCGCCGGCCATCCTCTTCGAGCTGCTCATCCACATCGTGCCGATGCTCACCGGCATCTGGATCTCGTTCATCCAGCTCACCAAGTACTTCATCGCCAACTGGGGTGCTGCGCCCTTCGCCGGGTTCAAGAACTACGCCGTCGTCATCGACTTCGACCAGGCCATCGGCAAGGGCGTCCTCAACTCGTTCCTCATCACCTGCGGGTTCACCGTGCTGGTCGTCGGGCTCTCGTGGACGTTCGGGATGGCCGCTGCGGTCGCACTGCAGAAGCCCTTCGCGGGCCGTGGCCTCTTCCGCACCCTGTTCCTGGTGCCGTACGCGCTGCCGATGTACGCCGGTGTCATCACCTGGAAGTTCATGTTCCAGCGGGACTCGGGCGCGATCAACCACCTGTTGGTCGATCAGTTGCACCTCTTCGGCGGGAACGCACCGTTCTGGCTCATCGGCAACAACGCCTTCGCCGCGGTCGTGGTCGTGGCGATCTGGAAGACCTGGCCCTTCGCGTTCCTCATGCTGATGGCCGGTCTGCAGTCCGTCCCGCACGACGTGTACGAGGCCGCTTCGGTCGACGGCGCGAAGCCGTTCCGGCAGTGGCGCTCGATCACCCTGCCGATGGTCCGCCCGGTCAACGTGACGCTCGTGCTCGTGATGTTCCTCTGGACGTTCAACGACTTCAACACACCGTTCGTGCTGTTCGGTTCGACCGCACAGCCACCTGCGGCCGACCTGTTGAGCTTCCACATCTACAACGCCTCGTTCATCACCTGGAACTTCGGTTCGGGTGCCGCGATGAGCGTCCTGCTCCTCCTCTTCCTGCTCGTCGTCACCGGCATCTACCTCGCCGTGACCAACCGGAGGTCCGTCCGTGCGTGA
- a CDS encoding sugar ABC transporter substrate-binding protein → MRTAIRALAITAAAALTVTGLAACSSGNSGSSGDSKTLTYWASNQGTSLQNDKEVLTPVLKKFTKETGIKVNLQVIGWNDLQNKIQTAVTSGQGPDVVNIGNTWATSLQATGAFQEFGSSEMKSIGGSDKFGKVALSTGGAPGKTVTSVPLYGLAYGLYYNKKMLSDAGITPPTTWEDLVKDAKQLTTGSTYGFSLAGGSYTENSHFAFINSAQNGGEWFDKDGKPTFTSKANVDGIKRYLDLMQDAKVANPSNAQYDNATQSVTDFANKKAAFILNQNNANATIESLGMKSDEYGVVALPAPTGGKEIASFPAGINLSIFKNTKNKDGALKFVKYMTSMDTQTTLDKPYSALPVLAAAADSVTDEQTKTFLDIYNNKAKPLPLVPAEDQFESTVGKAMNDMFAKIATGSKVSESDIKTALQTAQDQVSQANG, encoded by the coding sequence ATGCGCACTGCCATCCGCGCACTGGCCATCACCGCGGCCGCGGCACTCACCGTGACCGGCCTCGCAGCCTGTTCATCCGGGAACTCCGGTTCGTCCGGCGACTCCAAGACGCTCACCTACTGGGCGTCCAACCAGGGCACGTCGCTCCAGAACGACAAGGAGGTGCTGACCCCCGTCCTCAAGAAGTTCACCAAGGAGACCGGGATCAAGGTCAACCTCCAGGTCATCGGCTGGAACGACCTGCAGAACAAGATCCAGACCGCCGTCACCTCGGGCCAGGGCCCGGACGTCGTCAACATCGGCAACACCTGGGCGACCTCGCTCCAGGCCACCGGCGCCTTCCAGGAGTTCGGTAGCTCGGAGATGAAGTCGATCGGCGGCTCCGACAAATTCGGCAAGGTCGCGCTCTCCACGGGTGGCGCGCCCGGCAAGACCGTCACCAGCGTCCCGCTGTACGGCCTCGCATACGGCCTGTACTACAACAAGAAGATGCTCTCCGACGCCGGGATCACCCCGCCCACCACGTGGGAGGACCTGGTCAAGGACGCCAAGCAGCTGACGACCGGGAGCACGTACGGGTTCAGCCTCGCCGGCGGTTCCTACACCGAGAACTCGCACTTCGCGTTCATCAACTCGGCGCAGAACGGTGGCGAGTGGTTCGACAAGGACGGCAAGCCCACGTTCACGTCGAAGGCCAACGTCGACGGCATCAAGCGGTACCTCGACCTGATGCAGGACGCCAAGGTCGCGAACCCGTCGAACGCGCAGTACGACAACGCAACCCAGTCGGTGACGGACTTCGCGAACAAGAAGGCCGCGTTCATCCTCAACCAGAACAACGCCAACGCGACGATCGAGTCCCTCGGGATGAAGTCGGACGAGTACGGCGTCGTGGCCCTTCCCGCCCCGACCGGCGGCAAGGAGATCGCCAGCTTCCCGGCCGGCATCAACCTGTCGATCTTCAAGAACACGAAGAACAAGGACGGCGCGCTCAAGTTCGTCAAGTACATGACGAGCATGGACACGCAGACGACGCTCGACAAGCCGTACTCGGCTCTGCCGGTGCTCGCCGCGGCTGCTGACTCGGTCACCGACGAGCAGACGAAGACGTTCCTCGACATCTACAACAACAAGGCGAAGCCGCTCCCGCTGGTGCCCGCCGAGGACCAGTTCGAGTCCACGGTCGGCAAGGCGATGAACGACATGTTCGCCAAGATCGCAACCGGGTCGAAGGTGTCCGAGTCGGACATCAAGACCGCACTGCAGACCGCCCAGGACCAGGTGTCCCAGGCGAACGGCTGA
- a CDS encoding Gfo/Idh/MocA family oxidoreductase produces the protein MTTTDQTVTHSADDTKRTGPVGVGVIGAGVISDQYLSNLTVFPDVTVHFIADIDLPRAAAQAEKWGVAGSGTVAELLANDDIEIVVNLTIPAAHVEVALQALAAGKHVWGEKPYALDRSSAAELRDAAVAAGKTVSVAPDTFLGAGLQTALRTIRDGRIGRPLNGLTLFQSPGPESWHPSPEFLFAYGAGPLFDIGPYYITTLVQAFGPVKKVTATASKSRATRTIGSGPKAGTEFPVDVPTNHSALIEFENGGSAQSVFSFESDRGRTGFVEIAGETGTVVFPDPNNFDGDTELYALGSEEPETIPAVGSTYSRGTGVVDLARALRAGEENRVPGALAFHVLDVMVSIAEAAERGEAVLVESTVAPSPTLPEGWDPAASTLA, from the coding sequence ATGACCACGACCGACCAGACCGTCACCCACTCGGCGGACGACACGAAGCGCACCGGCCCCGTCGGCGTCGGCGTCATCGGCGCCGGGGTCATCTCGGACCAGTACCTCTCGAACCTCACGGTCTTCCCCGACGTGACGGTCCACTTCATCGCCGACATCGACCTGCCGCGGGCAGCGGCACAGGCCGAGAAGTGGGGCGTCGCCGGATCGGGCACCGTCGCGGAGCTCCTGGCGAACGACGACATCGAGATCGTCGTGAACCTCACGATCCCGGCCGCCCACGTCGAGGTCGCCCTGCAGGCCCTCGCCGCCGGCAAGCACGTCTGGGGCGAGAAGCCCTACGCCCTCGACCGCTCCAGCGCCGCGGAACTCCGCGACGCCGCGGTCGCCGCGGGCAAGACCGTCAGCGTCGCCCCGGACACGTTCCTCGGCGCCGGCCTGCAGACCGCGCTCCGCACCATCCGCGACGGCCGGATCGGCAGGCCCCTCAACGGCCTGACGCTCTTCCAGAGCCCCGGACCCGAGTCGTGGCACCCGAGCCCCGAGTTCCTCTTCGCGTACGGCGCCGGCCCGCTCTTCGACATCGGCCCGTACTACATCACGACCCTCGTGCAGGCGTTCGGCCCGGTCAAGAAGGTCACCGCCACCGCGTCGAAGTCCCGTGCCACGCGCACGATCGGCTCCGGCCCGAAGGCGGGCACCGAGTTCCCGGTCGACGTGCCGACGAACCACTCGGCCCTCATCGAGTTCGAGAACGGCGGCAGCGCGCAGAGCGTGTTCTCGTTCGAGTCCGACCGTGGCCGCACCGGCTTCGTCGAGATCGCGGGCGAGACCGGCACGGTCGTGTTCCCCGACCCGAACAACTTCGACGGCGACACCGAGCTGTACGCGCTCGGCTCCGAGGAGCCCGAGACGATCCCCGCCGTGGGGTCCACCTACTCGCGCGGTACCGGCGTGGTCGACCTCGCCCGTGCCCTCCGCGCCGGTGAGGAGAACCGGGTCCCCGGTGCCCTCGCCTTCCACGTCCTCGACGTGATGGTCTCCATCGCCGAGGCAGCCGAACGTGGTGAGGCAGTGCTCGTCGAGAGCACCGTCGCACCCTCCCCGACCCTCCCCGAGGGTTGGGACCCCGCGGCGTCGACCCTGGCCTGA
- a CDS encoding sugar phosphate isomerase/epimerase, giving the protein MTQPLSVQLYTVRDALGADLPGTLQRIAGIGFTNVELFGYVDRADEYATALKDAGLAAPSGHARLLDAGEQDLERIFHATATIGTETLIDPHIDEARWTTREDVEAIARELSALAPRAADHGLTLGYHNHAFEFSNRIDGVSAYEVFADALSDDVVLELDTYWVQVGGDDAVAIIGKYGDKVKFLHVKDGDGSHDDKKQVAVGNGIMPIREIIAAAPDALHVIELDDHEGDVFQAVADSYTFLEGARA; this is encoded by the coding sequence GTGACCCAACCGCTTTCGGTCCAGCTCTACACGGTCCGCGACGCCCTCGGAGCCGATCTGCCCGGCACCCTGCAGCGCATCGCCGGCATCGGCTTCACGAACGTCGAACTCTTCGGCTACGTGGACCGTGCCGACGAGTACGCGACCGCCCTGAAGGACGCCGGCCTCGCCGCGCCGAGCGGTCACGCTCGTCTGCTGGACGCCGGCGAGCAGGACCTCGAGCGCATCTTCCACGCGACCGCGACGATCGGTACCGAGACGCTGATCGACCCGCACATCGACGAGGCCCGCTGGACCACCCGCGAGGACGTCGAGGCGATCGCCCGCGAACTGAGCGCTCTCGCGCCGCGTGCCGCCGACCACGGCCTCACGCTCGGCTACCACAACCACGCGTTCGAGTTCTCGAACCGCATCGACGGCGTCAGCGCCTACGAGGTCTTCGCCGACGCGCTGTCCGACGACGTCGTGCTCGAGCTCGACACCTACTGGGTGCAGGTCGGCGGTGACGACGCGGTGGCGATCATCGGCAAGTACGGCGACAAGGTGAAGTTCCTGCACGTCAAGGACGGCGACGGATCCCACGACGACAAGAAGCAGGTCGCCGTCGGCAACGGCATCATGCCGATCCGCGAGATCATCGCCGCGGCGCCGGACGCGCTGCACGTGATCGAGCTCGACGACCACGAGGGTGACGTGTTCCAGGCCGTCGCCGACTCCTACACGTTCCTCGAGGGGGCACGCGCATGA
- a CDS encoding ROK family protein, protein MVDLTRTAASPPVGTSELFQILRDGVPRTRAELAALTGLARSTIGVRLDALIEVGLVGPVDTAASTGGRPPAQVALKPRARLVVAADLGASHGRVAVTDLVAAPLATREARIDIAAGPVPTLTWLVETVDALLDEVGRSRDDVIAIGIGVPGPVEFSTGRPANPPIMPGWDGFDVPGWLRGHIAAHVLLDNDVNIAALGEREHGWPDVDHLLFVKVATGIGSGIVSDGELQRGAQGTAGDIGHVRVSRAGDVPCHCGNTGCLEAVASGPAIARGLRAKGHDVQTSADVIDLVNRSDLDAIYAVRQAGRDIGEVLATCVSLMNPSVIALGGSITQAGEHLLAGVREVVYSRSMPLATEHLVIAQSRAGSVAALQGAAALAIGYALSPAGVDELVAYAEGRQLVS, encoded by the coding sequence ATGGTCGACTTGACTCGGACGGCAGCGTCGCCTCCGGTCGGGACGAGCGAGCTCTTCCAGATCCTCCGCGACGGCGTGCCGCGCACCAGGGCAGAGCTCGCCGCACTGACAGGACTCGCACGCTCGACGATCGGCGTGCGCCTCGATGCCCTCATCGAGGTCGGACTCGTCGGACCGGTGGACACCGCAGCCTCCACCGGTGGGCGCCCGCCTGCCCAGGTGGCGCTGAAGCCGCGCGCCCGGCTCGTGGTCGCCGCCGACCTCGGTGCATCGCACGGCCGCGTCGCCGTGACCGACCTCGTCGCCGCACCGCTGGCCACCCGCGAGGCCCGGATCGACATCGCCGCCGGCCCCGTGCCCACCCTGACCTGGCTCGTCGAGACCGTCGACGCGCTGCTCGACGAGGTCGGGCGCTCCCGCGACGACGTCATCGCGATCGGCATCGGCGTGCCCGGCCCGGTCGAGTTCTCCACCGGACGCCCGGCGAACCCGCCGATCATGCCCGGATGGGACGGCTTCGACGTCCCCGGCTGGCTCCGCGGGCACATCGCCGCGCACGTCCTCCTCGACAACGACGTCAACATCGCGGCCCTCGGCGAACGCGAGCACGGCTGGCCGGACGTCGACCACCTGCTCTTCGTGAAGGTCGCCACCGGCATCGGCTCCGGCATCGTCTCCGACGGCGAACTGCAGCGCGGCGCCCAGGGCACCGCGGGTGACATCGGACACGTCCGGGTGTCGCGGGCGGGCGACGTCCCGTGCCACTGCGGCAACACCGGCTGCCTCGAGGCCGTCGCGTCCGGACCGGCCATCGCACGCGGCCTCCGTGCGAAGGGCCACGACGTGCAGACCAGCGCGGACGTCATCGACCTCGTCAACCGCTCCGACCTCGACGCGATCTACGCCGTCCGACAGGCCGGGCGGGACATCGGCGAGGTCCTCGCGACGTGCGTCTCCCTGATGAACCCCTCCGTGATCGCGCTCGGCGGATCGATCACCCAGGCCGGGGAGCACCTGCTCGCCGGCGTCCGGGAGGTCGTCTACTCCCGGTCGATGCCCCTCGCCACCGAGCACCTCGTCATCGCGCAGTCCCGCGCCGGCTCGGTCGCGGCGCTGCAGGGGGCGGCGGCACTCGCGATCGGGTACGCGCTCTCCCCCGCCGGGGTCGACGAGCTCGTCGCGTACGCCGAGGGGCGGCAGCTGGTCTCCTGA
- a CDS encoding YqaJ viral recombinase family protein gives MRGHTERIVAHSSDRVAWLRARAMGITATDVARLASLRAVDAVVTDKRYGSRFSGNSYTEHGKEREPVIAAWVAATHGIQPSAHLFHAAANRAHLATPDGVGVDGASRVVLAEIKTTGKAWRSIPRHYLRQIWWQQYVLGADRTLFVWERHDAFVPVADEPECRWVDRDDDQIHGLIQLADLVLDRLRAVRS, from the coding sequence CTGCGCGGGCACACCGAGCGGATCGTGGCGCACTCGTCGGACCGCGTCGCCTGGCTCCGCGCCCGGGCGATGGGCATCACGGCCACCGACGTCGCCCGGCTCGCCTCGCTGCGGGCCGTCGACGCCGTCGTCACCGACAAGCGCTACGGCTCCCGGTTCTCCGGCAACTCGTACACCGAGCACGGCAAGGAACGCGAACCCGTCATCGCCGCCTGGGTCGCCGCGACCCACGGCATCCAGCCCTCGGCACACCTGTTCCACGCTGCGGCGAACCGCGCGCACCTCGCGACCCCGGACGGTGTCGGCGTCGACGGTGCATCACGGGTCGTGCTCGCCGAGATCAAGACCACCGGCAAGGCGTGGCGGAGCATCCCCCGGCACTACCTCCGGCAGATCTGGTGGCAGCAGTACGTGCTCGGGGCCGACCGCACCCTGTTCGTCTGGGAACGGCACGACGCGTTCGTGCCGGTGGCAGACGAGCCCGAGTGCCGGTGGGTGGACCGTGACGACGACCAGATCCACGGGCTGATCCAGCTCGCCGACCTGGTGCTCGACCGACTGCGGGCCGTCCGCTCCTAG
- a CDS encoding Pr6Pr family membrane protein: MRILVNSLRLVAVIAVVAAILAQWLVSSKLESYVFWNFFGYFTIQSNVFIALAFAATLVVAAQRKRQQGVGLSVFRGASTVYIATTGIVYNTLLTNVDVSASVSWSNDVLHKIMPVYAVLDWLLFSDRARLLFRHVWWFLVYPAVWLIVILIRGATDGWVPYPFLDPGLGYGVVALYCLGVAVSIALVGILVVGMSRLRLVKV; encoded by the coding sequence GTGCGCATCCTCGTGAACTCGCTCCGCCTCGTCGCGGTGATCGCGGTCGTGGCGGCGATCCTCGCCCAGTGGCTCGTCAGCTCGAAGCTCGAGAGCTACGTGTTCTGGAACTTCTTCGGGTACTTCACGATCCAGTCGAACGTGTTCATCGCGCTGGCGTTCGCCGCGACGCTGGTGGTCGCGGCGCAGCGGAAGCGCCAGCAGGGCGTCGGGCTGTCGGTGTTCCGCGGTGCGTCGACGGTCTACATCGCGACCACGGGGATCGTCTACAACACCCTGCTCACGAACGTGGACGTCTCGGCGTCGGTCTCGTGGTCGAACGACGTCCTGCACAAGATCATGCCGGTGTACGCGGTCCTCGACTGGCTGCTGTTCTCCGACCGGGCGCGCCTGCTGTTCCGCCACGTGTGGTGGTTCCTCGTCTACCCGGCGGTGTGGCTGATCGTCATCCTCATCCGTGGGGCGACCGATGGCTGGGTGCCGTACCCGTTCCTCGACCCGGGTCTCGGCTACGGCGTGGTCGCGCTCTACTGCCTCGGCGTCGCGGTGTCGATCGCACTGGTCGGCATCCTCGTCGTGGGGATGAGCCGACTCCGGCTGGTGAAGGTCTAG
- the rplA gene encoding 50S ribosomal protein L1: MAKKSKAYRAAASKIEADKFYTPTEAVALAKETGSTKTDSTVEVALKLGVDPRKADQMVRGTVILPHGTGKTARVIVFAVGAAAEAAIAAGADEVGGDELIAKVAEGYTAFDSAVATPELMGKVGRLGKVLGPRGLMPNPKTGTVTPNVAQAVNDIKGGKIEFRVDKHSNVHFVVGKASFTPEQLDENISTALEEVNRLKPSASKGRYIMKGAVSTTFGPGIPLDVNSI, translated from the coding sequence ATGGCGAAGAAGTCCAAGGCCTACCGGGCCGCGGCCTCCAAGATCGAGGCCGACAAGTTCTACACCCCCACCGAGGCCGTCGCCCTGGCGAAGGAGACCGGTTCGACCAAGACCGACTCCACCGTCGAGGTCGCCCTCAAGCTCGGCGTCGACCCGCGCAAGGCGGACCAGATGGTCCGTGGCACGGTCATCCTGCCGCACGGCACGGGCAAGACCGCCCGCGTCATCGTCTTCGCTGTCGGCGCTGCGGCTGAGGCCGCCATCGCCGCCGGTGCCGACGAGGTCGGTGGCGACGAGCTCATCGCGAAGGTCGCCGAGGGCTACACCGCCTTCGACTCGGCCGTCGCGACGCCCGAGCTCATGGGCAAGGTCGGTCGTCTCGGCAAGGTGCTGGGCCCGCGTGGCCTCATGCCGAACCCGAAGACCGGCACCGTGACGCCGAACGTGGCGCAGGCCGTGAACGACATCAAGGGCGGCAAGATCGAGTTCCGCGTCGACAAGCACTCCAACGTGCACTTCGTCGTCGGCAAGGCCTCGTTCACGCCGGAGCAGCTCGACGAGAACATCTCGACCGCGCTCGAAGAGGTCAACCGCCTCAAGCCGAGCGCGTCGAAGGGCCGCTACATCATGAAGGGCGCCGTCTCGACGACCTTCGGCCCCGGCATCCCGCTGGACGTCAACAGCATCTGA
- the rplK gene encoding 50S ribosomal protein L11: MAPKKKVTGLIKLQINAGAANPAPPIGPALGQHGVNIMEFCKAYNAATESQRGNVVPVEITVYEDRSFTFVLKTPPAAELIKKAAGVQKGSSTPHTVKVAKISMDQVRQIAETKQADLNANDIEQAAKIIAGTARSMGITVEA; this comes from the coding sequence ATGGCACCGAAGAAGAAGGTCACGGGCCTGATCAAGCTGCAGATCAACGCGGGCGCCGCCAACCCGGCCCCGCCGATCGGTCCGGCACTCGGTCAGCACGGCGTGAACATCATGGAGTTCTGCAAGGCGTACAACGCCGCGACCGAGTCGCAGCGTGGCAACGTCGTGCCGGTCGAGATCACCGTCTACGAGGACCGTTCGTTCACGTTCGTCCTCAAGACCCCGCCGGCCGCTGAGCTCATCAAGAAGGCTGCGGGTGTGCAGAAGGGGTCCTCGACCCCGCACACGGTCAAGGTCGCGAAGATCTCGATGGACCAGGTCCGTCAGATCGCCGAGACCAAGCAGGCCGACCTGAACGCCAACGACATCGAGCAGGCCGCGAAGATCATCGCCGGCACCGCTCGTTCGATGGGCATCACGGTCGAGGCGTAG
- the nusG gene encoding transcription termination/antitermination protein NusG, whose product MSDNSRDDIDLATAAEQSSEVEENQEGDVETSEGRSVESAEERAIGIEDDDDPSLGLSDEPDDGTVDAGLDEALTALQEARDPEADAVVDDALEVDTLDEAEAAVEAVEDEEEIELEGESPAEANETLAADEALDAEGDEDDDAEEAEVDPYEAFKAELRMKPGKWYVIHSYAGFERRVKSNIENRMVSMSMEDSIYQVEVPMEDVVEIKNGQRKLVTRVRIPSYVLVRMDLNEDSWSVVRHTPGVTGFVGNAHNPTPLRFDEAFGMLKSLVQVAEAAPTKGGAKGGGLQSQPAAEVDFEVGETITIKEGSFAGLPGSISEIKPESGKLTVLVSLFERETPVELSFDQVTKL is encoded by the coding sequence GTGTCTGACAACTCCCGCGACGACATCGACCTCGCCACGGCTGCCGAGCAGTCCTCCGAAGTCGAGGAGAACCAGGAAGGCGACGTCGAGACCAGTGAGGGACGTTCGGTCGAGTCGGCCGAAGAGCGCGCGATCGGCATCGAGGACGACGACGACCCGTCGCTCGGCCTGAGCGACGAGCCCGACGACGGCACCGTCGACGCCGGCCTCGACGAAGCCCTCACCGCCCTCCAGGAAGCCCGCGACCCCGAAGCGGACGCCGTCGTCGACGACGCGCTCGAGGTCGACACCCTCGACGAGGCCGAGGCCGCCGTCGAAGCGGTCGAGGACGAAGAAGAGATCGAGCTCGAGGGGGAGTCCCCCGCCGAGGCGAACGAGACCCTCGCCGCCGACGAGGCCCTCGACGCCGAGGGTGACGAGGACGACGACGCCGAAGAGGCCGAGGTCGACCCGTACGAGGCGTTCAAGGCCGAGCTGCGGATGAAGCCGGGCAAGTGGTACGTCATCCACTCCTACGCGGGCTTCGAGCGCCGCGTGAAGTCGAACATCGAGAACCGAATGGTCTCGATGTCGATGGAGGACTCGATCTACCAGGTCGAGGTCCCGATGGAGGACGTCGTCGAGATCAAGAACGGGCAGCGCAAGCTGGTCACCCGCGTCCGGATCCCCTCGTACGTGCTCGTCCGCATGGACCTCAACGAGGACTCGTGGTCCGTCGTCCGGCACACCCCCGGTGTCACCGGCTTCGTCGGCAACGCGCACAACCCCACGCCGCTCCGCTTCGACGAGGCGTTCGGCATGCTGAAGTCCCTCGTCCAGGTGGCCGAGGCCGCACCGACGAAGGGCGGCGCCAAGGGCGGCGGCCTCCAGTCGCAGCCCGCGGCCGAGGTCGACTTCGAGGTCGGCGAGACGATCACCATCAAGGAAGGCTCGTTCGCGGGCCTGCCGGGTTCGATCTCCGAGATCAAGCCGGAGAGCGGCAAGCTCACCGTCCTCGTCTCGCTGTTCGAGCGCGAGACCCCGGTCGAGCTCAGCTTCGACCAGGTCACGAAGCTCTAG
- the secE gene encoding preprotein translocase subunit SecE, whose amino-acid sequence MASKDMETTADDVVAKAKQDRAERRGPFAAIVLFIRQVIAELRKVVTPTRKELFSYTGVVLVFVVVMMILVSILDFAFGLGVGYVFGNGPTA is encoded by the coding sequence TTGGCGAGCAAAGACATGGAGACGACGGCGGACGACGTCGTCGCCAAGGCGAAGCAGGACCGGGCCGAGCGCCGTGGGCCCTTCGCTGCCATCGTGCTCTTCATCCGCCAGGTCATCGCCGAGCTCCGCAAGGTCGTCACACCGACCCGCAAGGAACTCTTCAGCTACACGGGCGTCGTCCTGGTCTTCGTCGTCGTGATGATGATCCTGGTGTCGATCCTCGACTTCGCGTTCGGACTCGGCGTCGGGTACGTGTTCGGCAACGGGCCGACGGCCTGA
- a CDS encoding pyridoxal phosphate-dependent aminotransferase, which yields MASRIAAIAESATLKVDAKAKALKAAGRPVISFAAGEPDFATPQHVVDAAVLAAQDPKNHRYTPATGLPELKQAIAEKTARSSGITVDPAQVIVTNGGKQAVYQAFQTIVDAGDEVILPAPYWTTYPEAIRLAGGVPVDVFAGSDQDYLVTVEQLEAARTPQTKALLFCSPSNPTGAVYTAEQTRAIGEWALEHGIWVISDEIYQDLVYDGVRFTGILEAVPTLADTTILVNGVAKTYAMTGWRVGWFIGPTDAVKAASNLQSHLSSNVSNVSQRAAIAALTGPQEPVTAMREAFDRRRKSIVEGLNAIPGFVTPTPQGAFYVYPDVTALLGREWAGSTPTTTLELADLILEHAEVAVVPGEAFGPSGYLRLSYALGDEDIAEGVARLAQFFA from the coding sequence ATCGCGTCCCGCATCGCCGCCATCGCCGAGTCGGCGACGCTCAAGGTCGACGCGAAGGCCAAGGCGCTCAAGGCCGCCGGTCGTCCGGTGATCTCCTTCGCCGCCGGCGAGCCCGACTTCGCCACCCCGCAGCACGTCGTCGACGCCGCCGTCTTGGCCGCGCAGGACCCGAAGAACCACCGGTACACCCCGGCGACCGGCCTGCCCGAGCTGAAGCAGGCGATCGCGGAGAAGACCGCTCGATCGTCCGGCATCACCGTCGACCCCGCGCAGGTGATCGTCACGAACGGCGGCAAGCAGGCCGTCTACCAGGCCTTCCAGACCATCGTGGACGCCGGTGACGAGGTCATCCTCCCGGCGCCGTACTGGACCACCTACCCCGAGGCGATCCGGCTCGCGGGCGGCGTCCCCGTCGACGTCTTCGCCGGCAGCGACCAGGACTACCTCGTCACGGTCGAGCAGCTCGAGGCGGCCCGCACGCCGCAGACCAAGGCGCTGCTGTTCTGCTCCCCGTCGAACCCCACCGGCGCCGTGTACACCGCCGAGCAGACCCGGGCCATCGGCGAGTGGGCACTCGAGCACGGCATCTGGGTGATCAGCGACGAGATCTACCAGGACCTCGTGTACGACGGCGTGCGCTTCACCGGCATCCTCGAAGCGGTCCCGACCCTCGCCGACACGACGATCCTGGTCAACGGCGTCGCGAAGACGTACGCGATGACCGGCTGGCGCGTGGGCTGGTTCATCGGGCCCACCGACGCCGTGAAGGCCGCGTCGAACCTGCAGTCGCACCTGTCGTCGAACGTGTCGAACGTGTCGCAGCGCGCCGCGATCGCCGCACTGACGGGCCCGCAGGAGCCGGTGACCGCCATGCGCGAGGCCTTCGACCGTCGCCGCAAGTCCATCGTCGAGGGGCTCAACGCCATCCCGGGCTTCGTGACCCCGACGCCGCAGGGCGCCTTCTACGTCTACCCCGACGTCACGGCGCTGCTCGGTCGCGAGTGGGCCGGCAGCACGCCGACCACGACGCTCGAGCTCGCGGACCTCATCCTCGAGCACGCCGAGGTCGCGGTCGTGCCCGGCGAGGCGTTCGGCCCCTCCGGCTACCTCCGACTGTCGTACGCGCTCGGCGACGAGGACATCGCCGAGGGCGTCGCCCGCCTGGCGCAGTTCTTCGCCTGA